In the Bacteroidales bacterium genome, one interval contains:
- a CDS encoding response regulator transcription factor, whose protein sequence is MKQLKVFIVEDELPAQKLLEKWIQSIPELILIGIYADGFSALKAIQAEKPDLVFLDIEMPKLNGLEILELLDDPPQIIFTTAYHEYAVKAFELAAIDYLLKPFSQERFERSVNKVLDTQKVLVPDLKKSLSKLKNAQQERRLLDRIVVKEGVNVHIIPVSEILFIEAQDDYVMIHTKEQKYLKLTSLRSLENSLPNGQFVRVHRSFIVNIDEISKIGNYSKDSHQIILSNGENIKISRSGLVLLREILHL, encoded by the coding sequence ATGAAACAGCTTAAGGTTTTTATAGTTGAGGATGAATTACCCGCTCAAAAATTATTAGAAAAGTGGATACAGTCTATACCGGAACTTATTTTAATTGGTATTTATGCCGATGGTTTCTCAGCTTTAAAAGCTATACAGGCAGAAAAGCCTGATCTTGTTTTCTTAGATATAGAAATGCCAAAATTGAATGGCCTTGAAATTCTTGAGCTTTTGGATGACCCTCCCCAAATAATTTTTACTACAGCCTATCACGAATATGCTGTTAAAGCCTTTGAGTTAGCCGCAATAGATTATTTATTAAAACCTTTTTCACAAGAACGGTTTGAGCGCTCCGTTAATAAAGTGTTGGATACTCAAAAAGTATTAGTTCCCGATTTAAAAAAGTCTTTATCTAAACTTAAAAATGCACAACAAGAAAGGCGGCTTTTGGATAGAATAGTTGTAAAAGAAGGTGTAAATGTTCATATAATTCCTGTTTCTGAAATATTATTTATTGAAGCGCAAGACGATTATGTGATGATTCATACAAAAGAGCAGAAGTATTTAAAATTAACTAGTTTGCGTTCTTTGGAGAATAGCTTGCCTAATGGTCAATTTGTAAGAGTTCATAGGTCATTTATAGTAAATATAGATGAAATTTCAAAAATTGGAAATTACAGTAAGGATTCGCATCAAATTATTCTGTCAAATGGAGAAAATATTAAAATTAGCCGTTCCGGTTTAGTGTTGCTACGTGAAATTTTACATCTTTGA
- a CDS encoding ComF family protein, translating to MASFIDDFLSLLFPRSCEICGNSLYKNEEIICTYCLGRLPYTHWHKDESNPLHAVFWGKVSIQGVTAMFYFHHGNRVQTLLHKFKYKNVREIGIYLGKRYGTQLKNASPFDDVDLIIPVPLHPKKQQKRGYNQSEMFALGLAQTMNIPVDSKSLYRKTASETQTRKTKIERWENVKDIFGLVNSEELSGKHILLVDDVITTGSTMEACARVLLEIPNLKISVAAIAAAHR from the coding sequence TTGATGATTTTCTGTCTTTATTATTCCCTCGGTCCTGCGAGATTTGTGGCAATAGTCTTTATAAAAATGAAGAGATTATTTGTACGTATTGTCTGGGTAGGTTGCCCTATACGCATTGGCATAAAGACGAAAGTAATCCTTTGCACGCTGTTTTTTGGGGAAAGGTTTCAATACAAGGAGTGACGGCCATGTTTTATTTCCATCACGGAAATCGTGTGCAAACGCTATTGCATAAATTTAAATATAAAAATGTGCGGGAGATTGGAATATATTTGGGTAAACGATACGGTACACAGCTAAAAAATGCCTCGCCTTTTGATGATGTGGATCTGATAATCCCAGTCCCTCTTCATCCTAAAAAGCAACAGAAAAGAGGCTATAATCAAAGTGAGATGTTTGCTCTTGGATTAGCTCAAACAATGAATATTCCTGTAGATTCTAAAAGCTTGTATAGAAAAACGGCTTCTGAAACGCAAACACGTAAAACGAAGATTGAACGTTGGGAAAATGTTAAGGATATTTTTGGTCTTGTTAATTCTGAAGAACTGTCGGGTAAACATATTTTGCTTGTTGATGATGTAATTACAACAGGCTCTACTATGGAAGCTTGTGCTCGTGTCTTGCTTGAGATTCCTAATCTAAAAATTAGTGTTGCAGCAATTGCTGCGGCACATCGCTAA
- a CDS encoding histidine kinase encodes MQHPLFSSKTAFGMYILAWVILISIQTLSFFQLFSVSWFYAVIDSLLFGSIYFFIGIGVWYFIRYASFEKNQLFPLILEHLASAFVLVSIWVYSGTYILAHIFSLSPDYVNLLWGTIGWRYGNGFLLYIILIVVYYLYANYIRQQQRKEKELKLHSSLQNAEIDLLRSKLNPHFLFNSLNSLNALIQTEPENASKMLLQLSDFLRFSIEKNKQEKIDLKDELVNLERYMAIEHVRFGNRLKFNKNIQEKALDLKLPAMLLQPLLENAIKYGLGSKLGDVDVKIKAKESNTNLLIEVCNTYDKSVNVKKGSGQGIDNVRKRLNIIYKNAADFRLEKTDNLFKVNIIIPQTDNDETA; translated from the coding sequence ATGCAACATCCTCTTTTCAGCAGTAAGACAGCATTTGGAATGTATATTTTGGCTTGGGTTATACTGATTAGCATTCAAACTCTATCCTTTTTTCAGTTGTTTTCTGTTTCGTGGTTTTATGCAGTAATTGACAGTCTTCTTTTCGGAAGTATTTATTTCTTTATTGGAATAGGAGTGTGGTATTTTATTCGTTATGCCAGTTTTGAGAAAAATCAACTTTTCCCTTTGATTTTAGAACATTTAGCTTCGGCTTTTGTTTTGGTTAGTATTTGGGTGTACAGCGGAACCTATATATTAGCACATATTTTTTCTTTATCTCCCGATTATGTGAATTTACTGTGGGGAACAATAGGGTGGCGATATGGAAATGGGTTTCTGTTATACATTATTCTGATTGTTGTTTACTATTTGTATGCAAATTATATTCGGCAACAGCAACGAAAAGAAAAAGAATTAAAGCTTCATTCAAGCTTACAAAATGCCGAAATAGATTTATTAAGATCTAAACTTAACCCTCATTTTTTGTTTAACAGCTTAAATAGCTTAAATGCCTTAATTCAGACAGAGCCTGAAAATGCGAGTAAAATGCTGTTGCAATTATCTGACTTTTTGCGATTTTCCATTGAAAAAAATAAACAAGAAAAGATAGATCTTAAGGATGAGCTTGTTAATTTGGAACGTTATATGGCTATAGAACATGTTCGTTTTGGAAATCGCCTGAAGTTCAATAAAAATATTCAAGAAAAAGCTTTAGATTTGAAATTGCCCGCAATGCTTTTACAACCTCTTTTGGAAAATGCCATTAAATATGGTTTAGGAAGTAAATTAGGTGATGTTGATGTTAAAATAAAAGCAAAAGAAAGTAATACTAATTTATTGATAGAAGTATGTAATACATATGATAAATCTGTTAATGTTAAAAAAGGATCCGGACAAGGTATTGATAATGTTCGTAAGCGTTTGAATATAATTTACAAAAATGCAGCCGATTTTAGGCTCGAAAAAACAGATAATCTGTTTAAAGTTAATATTATAATTCCCCAAACAGATAATGATGAAACAGCTTAA
- the mnmA gene encoding tRNA 2-thiouridine(34) synthase MnmA — protein sequence MKIAALVSGGVDSSVTVHLLKEMGYDPTIFYIKIGLEDEPGYVCPKEEDIEITSYIAKKYGCKMEIVDLQKEYYDTVIKYTLDTVKKGLTPNPDIMCNLLIKFGAFNDKYGKEFDRISTGHYAGIEVIDGQNYLHTAVDRHKDQTYFLGRISNAQLQKAMFPLQNIPKPEVRKIAYNIKLPSAGRPDSQGICFLGKINYNDFIRQYVGENKGDIVELETGRRLGEHRGLWFHTIGQRRGLGLSQGPWFVVKKDMEKNILYVSNGYDPIAQYEDKIWLADFKFINEKADRDYSVFQDVKFKTRHTPDFTKGKLIQKGDQYFIQSDTAIAGIAAGQFGVIYDEAEEICLGAGIINNSLL from the coding sequence ATGAAAATAGCAGCATTAGTTTCGGGAGGTGTCGACAGCTCAGTTACAGTTCACCTGTTAAAAGAAATGGGTTACGACCCTACAATCTTCTACATAAAAATAGGCTTGGAAGATGAGCCCGGATACGTTTGTCCAAAAGAAGAGGATATTGAAATCACCAGTTATATTGCCAAAAAATATGGCTGCAAAATGGAGATTGTCGATTTACAAAAGGAATATTACGACACCGTTATTAAATACACCCTGGATACCGTAAAAAAAGGACTTACACCCAATCCGGATATTATGTGTAATCTGCTTATTAAATTTGGTGCATTTAATGATAAATACGGTAAAGAATTTGATAGAATTTCTACCGGACATTATGCGGGAATAGAAGTAATTGATGGACAAAACTATTTGCATACGGCTGTTGACAGACATAAAGATCAAACCTACTTTTTAGGTCGGATTAGCAATGCTCAATTACAAAAAGCGATGTTTCCATTACAAAATATCCCTAAACCCGAGGTAAGAAAAATCGCCTATAATATCAAACTACCATCAGCAGGAAGACCTGATAGTCAAGGAATTTGCTTTCTTGGGAAAATAAACTATAACGATTTTATCCGCCAATATGTTGGCGAAAATAAAGGCGATATTGTTGAATTAGAAACTGGGCGACGTTTAGGTGAGCATCGTGGATTATGGTTTCACACTATTGGCCAACGAAGAGGATTGGGATTAAGCCAAGGTCCTTGGTTTGTGGTAAAAAAAGATATGGAAAAGAATATTCTTTATGTTTCTAACGGTTACGATCCAATTGCTCAATACGAAGATAAAATTTGGTTAGCCGATTTTAAATTTATTAACGAGAAAGCCGATCGTGATTATTCTGTTTTTCAAGATGTAAAATTTAAAACACGCCACACCCCCGATTTTACAAAAGGAAAACTTATTCAGAAAGGCGATCAATACTTTATTCAATCAGATACTGCAATTGCAGGCATAGCAGCAGGGCAATTTGGAGTAATTTATGACGAAGCGGAAGAAATTTGCTTAGGAGCAGGAATCATTAATAATTCGCTTCTTTAA